The Acidobacteriota bacterium genome includes a region encoding these proteins:
- a CDS encoding protein kinase: protein MIGEIVSHYRVVSQLGAGGMGVVYEAEDQRLHRKVALKFLVEDAGYDAAATQRFKREAETASALNHPHICTIHDIGEHEGRPFLVMEKLEGQTLRHLISGKPLPVERVLVLGTQIADALHAAHSAGIIHRDVKPANIFVTSRGDAKLLDFGLARLEPKPHLTSRPGDDLSTQIRRDELTIPGTTLGTTAYMSPEQARGEAVDARSDIFSLGAVLYEMATGQRPFEGATHASIFDGILNREPVSPSELNREVPRELEQTILAALEKRVELRVQSASELRAQLQRLLRDSSSGRAIAAGAPAISRKLRNRRWMAPALVLLLAAAGTGAWLTHRDAGPTETRIESVEDLYIRSRYLSEKHGGEDLRTIAALEEVVRRKPDHAKAWAALARSYSARFFYREPTPEWEERAFFAIEKALSIDQKLSDAYVARSTLLWTPVRGFPHREALVDAQRAIALDPGSSEGHAMAAIILAHVGLMDEAEREIELARDLDPSKPKWASRHAHIKLWRGECEAAVEALSPLPSASRAEALACAGRIDEAEELLRELPSNQSGYPAVVRALLAAKRGEREEALGLVQAALRDREERLGHFHHIAYLIGSTYSLLGDQEAAIDWLERAARDGFPSLWTFQNDSNLLEVRKHPRYASLAKRLEEQTVALREIYERHSTTTASN, encoded by the coding sequence ATGATCGGCGAGATCGTCTCGCATTACCGCGTGGTGAGCCAGCTCGGAGCCGGCGGCATGGGAGTGGTGTACGAAGCCGAAGACCAGCGCCTTCACCGGAAAGTCGCACTGAAGTTTCTGGTGGAGGACGCCGGCTATGATGCCGCCGCGACGCAGCGGTTCAAGAGAGAAGCGGAGACTGCGTCAGCTCTGAATCATCCGCACATCTGCACGATTCACGACATCGGTGAGCACGAAGGGCGACCGTTCCTCGTGATGGAGAAGCTCGAAGGTCAGACGCTGAGGCACCTGATCTCCGGTAAGCCGCTGCCGGTCGAGCGGGTGCTCGTTCTGGGAACTCAGATCGCCGACGCGCTTCATGCTGCGCACTCCGCGGGCATCATCCACCGCGACGTGAAGCCGGCGAACATCTTCGTCACTTCCCGGGGCGACGCGAAGCTTCTCGATTTCGGACTGGCGCGGCTCGAGCCGAAGCCGCATCTCACCTCTCGTCCCGGCGATGACCTTTCCACGCAGATCCGGAGGGACGAGCTCACCATCCCCGGAACGACGCTCGGCACGACCGCCTACATGTCGCCGGAACAGGCGCGAGGGGAAGCGGTGGACGCTCGCTCCGACATCTTTTCGCTGGGAGCAGTTCTCTACGAGATGGCGACGGGTCAGCGTCCATTCGAGGGAGCCACTCACGCCTCGATCTTCGACGGAATCCTCAACCGCGAGCCGGTTTCCCCTTCCGAGCTGAACCGCGAAGTTCCCCGCGAGCTCGAGCAGACGATTCTGGCCGCCCTCGAGAAGCGGGTGGAGCTGAGAGTCCAGAGTGCGTCCGAGCTGCGCGCTCAGCTTCAGCGACTCCTCCGCGACAGTTCGTCGGGAAGGGCCATTGCGGCTGGAGCGCCTGCGATCAGCCGAAAGCTGAGGAATCGGCGCTGGATGGCACCGGCCCTGGTCCTTCTGCTCGCGGCGGCTGGCACCGGCGCATGGCTCACGCATCGCGACGCCGGACCGACCGAGACCCGGATCGAGTCGGTCGAGGATCTGTACATCCGCAGCCGGTATCTGAGTGAAAAACATGGCGGAGAGGATCTACGGACCATCGCTGCACTGGAAGAGGTCGTCCGTCGAAAGCCGGATCATGCCAAAGCATGGGCAGCACTCGCCCGCTCATACAGTGCCCGTTTTTTCTACAGGGAGCCGACACCTGAATGGGAAGAAAGGGCATTTTTCGCGATCGAGAAAGCACTCTCGATCGACCAGAAGCTTTCGGATGCTTATGTGGCGCGTTCGACGCTGCTCTGGACCCCCGTCCGAGGGTTTCCTCACCGCGAAGCCCTCGTGGATGCCCAGCGCGCGATCGCTCTCGACCCAGGGTCATCGGAGGGTCACGCGATGGCTGCCATCATCCTGGCTCACGTCGGGCTCATGGATGAGGCCGAGCGCGAGATCGAGCTCGCGCGTGATCTCGATCCGAGTAAACCCAAGTGGGCATCGCGGCACGCGCATATCAAGCTCTGGCGCGGAGAGTGCGAAGCCGCCGTGGAAGCTTTATCCCCCTTGCCGTCTGCGTCACGAGCTGAGGCTCTGGCCTGCGCCGGCCGCATTGACGAGGCTGAAGAGCTTCTGCGCGAGCTGCCGTCGAACCAGAGCGGCTATCCCGCAGTGGTCCGTGCGCTCCTCGCGGCGAAGCGAGGAGAAAGAGAAGAAGCTCTGGGTCTTGTCCAGGCGGCCCTGCGGGATCGCGAAGAACGTCTCGGCCACTTTCACCACATCGCCTACCTCATCGGCTCCACCTATTCACTGCTCGGAGACCAGGAGGCAGCTATCGACTGGCTCGAGCGGGCAGCCCGTGATGGATTTCCATCCCTCTGGACCTTTCAGAATGATTCCAATCTGCTCGAGGTCAGAAAGCATCCGCGGTACGCATCGCTGGCAAAGCGGCTGGAGGAGCAGA
- a CDS encoding nuclear transport factor 2 family protein, producing MKHAIVYLFLAASLGFASGCASVPQDDPEEMIAAARALDRAFVEAFNRGDADALSNLNWNSPEAVLFPAGELEARGIEAIRRSNAGLLAALPGAKIELFESHQMPAGDVVIGYGKWRLTVPGPDGSTTEIIGRHTDVKAIRDGRWVYLIDHASVPLPPAE from the coding sequence ATGAAGCATGCCATCGTATACCTGTTCCTTGCCGCCTCCCTCGGATTCGCGTCGGGATGCGCATCCGTCCCGCAGGATGATCCCGAAGAGATGATTGCCGCAGCCCGAGCTCTCGATCGCGCGTTCGTCGAGGCGTTCAATCGAGGGGATGCGGATGCATTGTCGAACCTGAACTGGAACAGCCCCGAGGCCGTCCTCTTCCCTGCCGGAGAACTCGAAGCGCGAGGAATCGAAGCCATCAGGCGATCCAACGCCGGATTACTCGCTGCCTTGCCGGGAGCGAAGATCGAGCTGTTCGAGTCGCACCAGATGCCTGCGGGCGACGTGGTCATCGGCTATGGAAAATGGCGGCTCACCGTTCCCGGACCCGATGGCTCGACCACCGAGATCATCGGGCGCCACACCGACGTGAAGGCAATACGGGATGGGAGGTGGGTGTACCTGATCGATCACGCTTCTGTTCCGTTGCCACCTGCCGAATAG
- a CDS encoding type II toxin-antitoxin system VapC family toxin, producing the protein MLLPDVNVLIYAHREDSTPEHPAFASWLRELATGQAPFALSVLALGGVVRIVTNPRIFVRPSTLEEAFAFIGELVMRPQARVVAPGPKHMQIFERLCRQSGATGKLAADAQHAAVAIEHGCTLVTTDADFNRFPQVRWQHPLQR; encoded by the coding sequence GTGCTGCTGCCGGACGTCAACGTCCTGATCTATGCTCACCGGGAAGACTCGACGCCCGAGCATCCCGCATTCGCGTCGTGGCTCCGGGAGCTGGCGACCGGACAGGCGCCCTTCGCACTCTCCGTTCTGGCTCTGGGAGGGGTGGTCCGCATCGTGACCAATCCGCGGATTTTTGTCAGACCCTCCACTCTGGAGGAGGCCTTCGCTTTCATCGGTGAGCTCGTGATGCGTCCGCAGGCCCGAGTGGTGGCTCCCGGCCCGAAACACATGCAGATCTTCGAGCGACTCTGCCGGCAGAGTGGAGCCACAGGCAAGCTTGCCGCCGACGCTCAGCACGCCGCGGTGGCCATCGAACATGGCTGCACGCTCGTCACCACGGACGCCGATTTCAACCGATTCCCTCAGGTGCGATGGCAGCATCCTCTGCAGAGGTGA
- a CDS encoding ribbon-helix-helix protein, CopG family has protein sequence MRTTISLEDRLAEAVRARAAEAGTSVSAYIAAILDDALKRQKPEEERPFRLVTVGGSGTRPGADLDRPRQLEVADDEDRWREKG, from the coding sequence ATGAGAACCACAATTTCCCTCGAAGACCGTTTGGCGGAGGCCGTCAGGGCGAGGGCCGCCGAGGCCGGGACGAGCGTCAGTGCCTACATCGCGGCGATCCTGGACGATGCTCTGAAACGTCAGAAACCCGAGGAGGAAAGACCCTTTCGGCTGGTGACCGTCGGTGGATCGGGAACGCGACCAGGAGCCGATCTGGACCGCCCTCGCCAGCTCGAGGTAGCGGACGACGAGGACCGCTGGCGCGAGAAGGGTTGA
- a CDS encoding protein kinase: MNSHRILEAGSKLGPYEIVSLLGSGGMGQVYLARDRRLDRDVAVKVLSPALLSRPDAIPRFEREARAASALNHPHILHIYDIGSESGTWYLAMELVDGETLRNKLTRIRDRAPLVEWLRQVAEALAKAHAAGIIHRDLKPDNVMISADGYAKVLDFGLAKLIERNVAAGTTGEDGATAIRSMKSEPGLVVGTVGYMAPEQAQGLEVDHRADIYSFGCILHEALEPLDRATDGELQSIVGRCLERDRERRYQSMRDVAADLSHALREPSSGRLLTPRAGGKSIAVIPFDDLSPSKDSDYLGEGVAEEIITDLSKIASLRVISRASAAQFRGTSEPAPSVATALGVEYLVTGSVRRAGERLRVTVQLLDAGNDVTLWAEKFDGTMDQIFDIQENVARGIAAELRLKLTPEESGKIRERPIENIRAYECYLRARKNMFNFSGETLDAAMSEIDRALELAGENALLFATKGIIHWQYFNAGVRPDPAQLGGAAELADRIEQLEPGSPRATALRGLVALSRGDPATASRLLSAALEKEPNDVDSLGILTALFVLTGRNHRARPLIARLRSLDPMGYLSRWMPMILANMEGKFDEALEGFRNLDERVPFETAYRIQLLMFARRFDEAAAVSEELLHRAPEDPFTRISAMWRFGAEGDRERFDEMFTDAVAATASHDMQYASWVAEAFGLLGDAERAVKWMDIAIGRGYAAYPYIAEHDWFFDRVRADPRFEAMLERMRMKWLELDAVK, from the coding sequence GTGAATAGTCACCGAATCCTCGAAGCCGGCTCGAAGCTCGGTCCCTATGAGATCGTCTCGCTCCTCGGTAGCGGCGGCATGGGCCAGGTGTACCTCGCGCGCGATCGACGTCTCGATCGCGACGTCGCCGTGAAAGTTCTTTCGCCCGCGCTGCTCTCCCGCCCCGATGCGATTCCCCGGTTCGAGCGGGAAGCCAGGGCGGCGTCGGCGCTCAATCATCCACACATCCTCCACATCTATGACATCGGCTCCGAATCCGGTACCTGGTACCTCGCGATGGAGCTCGTCGACGGAGAGACGCTGCGCAACAAACTCACTCGAATTCGCGATCGCGCGCCCCTGGTCGAGTGGCTGCGTCAGGTCGCCGAAGCGCTCGCGAAGGCGCACGCGGCAGGGATCATTCACCGCGATCTCAAACCGGACAACGTGATGATCTCCGCGGACGGCTACGCCAAAGTTCTCGACTTCGGGCTCGCCAAGCTGATCGAGCGCAACGTGGCGGCCGGCACCACGGGGGAAGACGGCGCGACCGCGATCCGGTCGATGAAGTCGGAGCCGGGACTGGTGGTCGGAACCGTGGGATACATGGCGCCCGAGCAGGCTCAGGGGCTCGAGGTCGACCACCGCGCCGACATCTATTCATTCGGCTGCATTCTTCACGAAGCACTGGAGCCACTGGATAGGGCCACGGACGGCGAGCTGCAGTCCATCGTCGGCCGCTGCCTCGAGCGCGACCGCGAGAGGCGCTACCAGTCGATGAGGGATGTGGCCGCCGACCTCTCTCACGCCTTGCGCGAACCTTCATCTGGGCGATTGCTCACGCCTCGAGCCGGAGGCAAGTCGATCGCCGTCATTCCATTCGACGATCTCAGCCCGTCGAAGGACAGCGACTACCTCGGTGAGGGAGTCGCCGAGGAGATCATCACGGATCTGTCGAAGATCGCGTCGCTGCGAGTGATCTCGCGCGCATCGGCGGCGCAGTTCAGGGGAACCAGCGAGCCCGCTCCTTCCGTGGCAACGGCTCTCGGTGTCGAGTATCTCGTGACCGGAAGCGTTCGCCGCGCCGGCGAGAGACTGCGAGTGACCGTGCAGCTTCTCGATGCTGGCAACGACGTAACGCTCTGGGCCGAGAAGTTCGACGGCACGATGGATCAGATTTTCGACATTCAGGAGAATGTGGCTCGCGGGATCGCTGCGGAGCTCCGTCTGAAGCTGACCCCCGAAGAGAGCGGGAAGATTCGCGAGCGTCCCATCGAGAACATACGGGCATACGAATGCTATCTCCGCGCGCGAAAGAACATGTTCAACTTCAGCGGAGAGACGCTGGACGCGGCCATGTCGGAGATCGACCGCGCGCTGGAGCTGGCGGGCGAGAACGCGCTGCTGTTCGCGACAAAAGGAATCATTCACTGGCAATACTTCAACGCCGGCGTGAGGCCCGATCCCGCGCAGCTCGGTGGCGCCGCCGAGCTGGCGGACAGAATCGAGCAGCTCGAGCCCGGCTCTCCGCGGGCGACCGCGCTTCGCGGACTGGTGGCGCTCTCACGTGGCGATCCAGCCACCGCCTCGAGACTCCTCAGCGCTGCGCTCGAAAAGGAGCCGAACGACGTGGACTCGCTCGGGATACTGACTGCGCTGTTCGTTCTTACGGGTCGCAATCACAGGGCACGTCCGCTGATCGCGCGGCTCCGCTCGCTCGACCCCATGGGCTATTTGAGCAGGTGGATGCCGATGATTCTCGCGAACATGGAAGGGAAGTTCGATGAGGCGCTGGAGGGCTTCCGCAACCTCGACGAGAGAGTGCCGTTCGAGACGGCCTATCGGATCCAGCTTCTGATGTTCGCCCGTCGATTCGACGAGGCAGCGGCAGTCTCCGAGGAATTGTTGCATCGGGCGCCGGAGGATCCGTTCACCCGGATCTCGGCGATGTGGCGCTTCGGCGCCGAGGGCGACCGCGAGCGCTTCGATGAGATGTTCACGGATGCGGTAGCGGCCACCGCGAGTCATGACATGCAGTACGCCTCGTGGGTCGCCGAGGCGTTCGGGTTGCTGGGTGATGCGGAGCGAGCGGTGAAGTGGATGGATATCGCGATCGGACGCGGCTACGCGGCGTACCCCTACATTGCTGAGCATGACTGGTTCTTCGATCGGGTTCGCGCCGATCCGCGGTTCGAGGCGATGCTCGAGCGGATGCGAATGAAGTGGCTCGAGCTCGACGCCGTGAAGTAG